One genomic region from Spirulina subsalsa PCC 9445 encodes:
- a CDS encoding (Fe-S)-binding protein: MPSSETFLKTPLETPPVQGFDPKDAPKSDLIDSCVHCGFCLSTCPSYRVLGTETDSPRGRIYLMDAINEGEAALSSVTSQHFDSCLGCLACVSTCPSGVKYDELIRATRPQVERNVPRGWGDRIFRRVIFNLFPYPNRLRPLLLFLWLYQSLGLQKLIRRTGLLKKILPRWAAMESILPQITLQNIWGNNLPDTIPAQGEKRYRVGMVLGCVQRLFFSPVNEATVRVLTANGCEVVIPKTQGCCAALPAHQGQEEQAQALARQMIDSFAETGVDAIIINAAGCGHTLKEYGHILKDDPDYRDKAKAFSAQVKDVNEFLAEVGLTAPLSPLTDRELVMVYQDACHLLHGQKISLQPRQLLQKIPQVKLSEPLDAALCCGSAGVYNILQPEVGDELGQQKVENLVNTGAELIASSNPGCSLQILKHLELKGHNIPVFHPMQLLDLATRGIKLEV, translated from the coding sequence ATGCCCAGTTCAGAAACATTTTTAAAAACCCCGTTGGAAACCCCACCTGTCCAAGGATTTGACCCCAAAGACGCTCCGAAATCTGACTTGATTGATAGTTGCGTTCATTGTGGCTTTTGCCTCTCCACCTGTCCGAGTTATCGCGTCCTCGGCACAGAAACCGACTCCCCCCGAGGTCGTATCTACCTAATGGATGCGATTAATGAGGGGGAAGCGGCTTTGAGTTCTGTCACGAGTCAGCATTTTGACAGTTGTCTAGGTTGTTTGGCTTGTGTCAGCACTTGTCCCTCGGGGGTGAAGTATGATGAACTGATTCGGGCGACTCGTCCCCAAGTGGAGCGCAATGTTCCCCGGGGTTGGGGCGATCGCATTTTTCGCCGTGTTATCTTTAATCTATTCCCCTATCCCAACCGTTTACGCCCTTTACTCCTCTTCCTGTGGCTTTATCAGTCCCTCGGATTACAAAAACTCATCCGTCGCACAGGACTCCTGAAAAAAATCCTCCCCCGATGGGCGGCAATGGAATCCATTCTCCCCCAAATTACCCTACAAAATATCTGGGGCAATAACCTACCGGATACGATTCCCGCCCAAGGGGAAAAACGCTATCGTGTGGGGATGGTTTTAGGCTGTGTACAACGGCTCTTTTTCTCCCCCGTGAATGAGGCCACAGTAAGGGTTTTAACAGCCAATGGCTGTGAGGTAGTCATCCCCAAAACTCAAGGCTGTTGTGCGGCCTTACCGGCCCACCAAGGCCAAGAAGAACAAGCCCAAGCCCTCGCCCGACAAATGATTGATAGCTTCGCAGAAACCGGGGTTGATGCCATTATTATTAATGCGGCAGGCTGTGGCCATACGTTGAAAGAATACGGCCATATTTTAAAAGACGACCCCGACTATCGAGACAAGGCCAAAGCTTTTTCAGCGCAAGTTAAAGATGTGAATGAATTTTTAGCGGAAGTGGGGTTAACTGCTCCTCTTTCTCCCTTAACTGACCGAGAATTAGTGATGGTTTATCAAGACGCTTGCCATCTATTACATGGGCAGAAAATTAGTCTACAACCCCGTCAATTATTGCAAAAAATCCCCCAGGTTAAACTAAGCGAACCCTTAGACGCGGCGCTCTGTTGTGGGAGTGCGGGGGTTTATAACATTTTGCAGCCCGAAGTCGGGGATGAGTTGGGACAGCAAAAGGTGGAGAATTTAGTGAATACGGGGGCGGAATTAATTGCCTCTTCTAATCCCGGTTGTTCGTTACAAATTCTCAAACATTTGGAGTTAAAAGGCCATAACATTCCAGTGTTTCATCCTATGCAGTTGTTAGATTTAGCGACAAGGGGGATAAAACTGGAGGTCTAG
- a CDS encoding TetR/AcrR family transcriptional regulator — MTAAFSCSSDKRDAILEGAIAEFLKQGYAAASMDRIASTAGVSKATIYSHFQSKDRLFIAIVDRLVLSKFADLLAPEQVAQHLNDPPEQLLRHLASTMLQVPRQDPEYVGFLRIVIAESERFPDLAQTFLRELPAIALESLSHYFTHCPHLALPDPEATARIFLGAIAHYIITQYVLYGADILPLTETRLIDTLIAMITASGAKPS; from the coding sequence ATGACGGCTGCTTTCTCCTGCTCAAGTGATAAACGGGATGCGATTTTAGAGGGTGCGATCGCGGAATTTCTCAAACAAGGCTATGCGGCGGCTAGTATGGATCGGATTGCCAGCACGGCCGGAGTGTCCAAAGCCACGATCTACAGCCATTTTCAAAGCAAAGACCGCCTTTTTATTGCCATAGTGGATCGATTAGTGTTGAGCAAATTTGCCGACCTTTTAGCCCCGGAACAAGTCGCCCAACATTTGAACGATCCCCCAGAACAACTGCTGCGTCATCTAGCCAGCACCATGTTACAAGTTCCCCGCCAAGACCCCGAGTATGTAGGGTTTCTGCGCATTGTGATCGCCGAATCGGAACGCTTTCCCGACCTCGCTCAAACCTTCTTACGGGAATTACCCGCCATTGCCTTAGAATCCCTCAGCCACTACTTCACCCACTGTCCCCATTTGGCTCTCCCAGACCCCGAAGCAACGGCCCGGATTTTTCTCGGTGCGATCGCCCACTACATCATCACCCAGTACGTCCTCTATGGGGCCGACATCCTCCCCTTGACCGAAACCCGGCTAATTGATACGCTCATTGCCATGATCACCGCATCGGGGGCAAAACCATCATGA
- a CDS encoding ParA family protein — MGYIVSVVNMKGGVGKTTVTVNLGTCIARDFKKRVLIVDLDTQINATLSLMAPLYFATLKKERRTLRTLINQTIQTEEHPPITIQQAIYRDICQVKGLDILAGDVELCDDFLLSALIHNKSQFHQQTFEKTWSNVEFNLVRSILKPIIKHYDFILLDFPPADNLITRSALLASHFYIVPARAEPLSVVGIGLLHSRIKHLQQETRSKIQLVGIIYTARGPVTTMEKKVKKRLGQEFGEDKIFQVEIPLNVAVAKAVDDFQPVVINNPQASGAIAYKRFAREFLQKLSKIVKS, encoded by the coding sequence ATGGGTTATATAGTCTCCGTAGTCAACATGAAAGGAGGAGTCGGCAAAACCACCGTCACCGTGAATCTGGGGACGTGTATTGCTCGTGACTTCAAGAAGCGTGTCTTAATTGTAGACCTCGATACTCAAATTAACGCCACCCTCAGCCTGATGGCCCCTCTGTACTTTGCCACCTTGAAAAAAGAACGACGAACTCTGCGTACCCTGATTAATCAAACCATCCAAACCGAAGAACATCCCCCCATCACTATTCAACAAGCCATTTATCGAGATATTTGTCAAGTCAAAGGACTAGATATCCTCGCGGGAGATGTAGAATTGTGTGATGATTTTCTCCTTTCTGCACTGATTCACAATAAATCCCAATTTCATCAACAAACCTTTGAAAAAACATGGAGCAATGTTGAATTTAACCTTGTTCGTTCAATTTTAAAGCCCATTATTAAACACTATGATTTTATTCTACTTGATTTTCCTCCGGCTGATAATTTAATCACTCGCAGTGCTTTATTAGCTAGTCATTTTTATATTGTCCCAGCGAGAGCAGAACCCCTCTCCGTGGTAGGGATTGGGTTACTCCACAGTCGAATTAAACACTTACAACAGGAAACCCGAAGTAAAATCCAATTGGTCGGCATTATTTACACCGCTAGGGGGCCAGTAACGACTATGGAGAAAAAGGTAAAAAAACGGTTAGGGCAAGAATTCGGAGAAGACAAAATTTTTCAAGTTGAAATTCCTCTCAATGTTGCAGTTGCCAAAGCTGTGGATGATTTTCAACCTGTGGTCATTAATAATCCTCAAGCATCCGGGGCGATTGCGTATAAACGTTTTGCCCGTGAATTTTTACAGAAGTTGAGTAAAATCGTCAAAAGCTAA
- a CDS encoding alpha/beta fold hydrolase — MTTTQFYTWQSYPCAYDCHHPPADSPLGTPLLLIHPIGVGLSRQFWQRFLKTWYQQGHRQKIYNPDLLGCGESAMPRLAYHPDDWAAQLEYFVKTIIQEPVIIVAQGALAPVALACVARFPDLIRGMVWSGPPAWRLITTPTQSRQQKIAWNLFDTPLGVAFYRYARREAFLRSFSQRQLFAQESDIDGEWLEQLHQGSRNLNSRHAVFSFLSGFWRQDYGKAIASIPCPTLVLFGEGASSVTRGYVESADQRLGAYLDHLPQGEGRKIPGRNVLPYESTAVFVEVVGEFIS, encoded by the coding sequence ATGACCACCACCCAATTCTACACTTGGCAATCCTACCCCTGCGCCTACGATTGCCACCACCCCCCCGCCGACTCCCCTCTAGGAACTCCCCTCCTGCTCATCCACCCCATCGGTGTCGGACTCTCTCGCCAGTTTTGGCAACGCTTCCTCAAGACTTGGTATCAACAAGGCCACCGCCAAAAAATATATAACCCCGACCTCCTCGGCTGTGGGGAAAGTGCCATGCCTCGCCTCGCCTACCATCCCGATGACTGGGCAGCACAGTTAGAGTATTTTGTCAAGACCATTATTCAAGAACCCGTGATCATCGTCGCCCAAGGTGCCCTAGCCCCCGTTGCCCTCGCTTGTGTGGCGCGCTTTCCCGACCTGATCCGGGGGATGGTCTGGTCGGGTCCCCCCGCTTGGCGCTTAATCACCACCCCCACCCAATCCCGTCAGCAGAAAATCGCCTGGAATCTGTTTGATACACCCTTGGGAGTGGCTTTTTACCGTTATGCTCGCCGAGAGGCCTTTTTACGCTCCTTTTCTCAACGGCAACTCTTCGCCCAAGAGAGTGATATTGATGGGGAATGGTTAGAGCAACTCCATCAAGGGTCACGGAATCTCAATAGTCGTCATGCCGTGTTCTCCTTCCTGTCTGGGTTTTGGCGGCAGGATTACGGAAAGGCGATCGCCTCTATTCCCTGTCCCACCCTTGTATTATTTGGGGAAGGAGCATCCAGCGTCACCCGAGGCTACGTGGAGAGCGCCGACCAACGCCTTGGGGCCTACTTAGACCACCTCCCCCAAGGCGAAGGTCGCAAAATCCCCGGTCGAAACGTTCTCCCCTATGAATCAACCGCCGTTTTTGTCGAGGTCGTAGGTGAGTTTATCTCATGA
- the hisG gene encoding ATP phosphoribosyltransferase, whose product MITIALPKGALLQDSIDLFLQIGLDFRAFLDSSNRQLQITEPTQRATAMLVRAQDVPVYVEYGQAQLGIVGYDVLEEKSPQVAQLADLKFGGCRLSVAVPQESPYRRSVELPPHGRVASKFVQCARNYFRKLDLPVEIIPLYGSVELGPITGMSEAIVDLVSTGRTLKENGLVEIDVLFESTAYLIAHPLSYRLNPEGLGEWVQKLREYALSN is encoded by the coding sequence ATGATTACGATTGCCCTACCCAAAGGCGCTCTTTTGCAAGATAGCATTGATTTGTTTCTCCAGATTGGTCTGGATTTTCGGGCTTTTCTCGACTCTAGCAACCGTCAACTCCAGATTACAGAACCTACCCAGAGAGCAACGGCGATGTTAGTGAGGGCGCAGGATGTTCCGGTCTATGTAGAGTATGGTCAAGCTCAGTTAGGGATTGTGGGCTATGATGTGTTGGAGGAAAAAAGCCCCCAAGTGGCACAGTTAGCGGACTTAAAATTTGGAGGGTGTCGCTTATCGGTGGCCGTACCTCAAGAGAGTCCCTATCGGCGTTCCGTAGAACTCCCCCCTCATGGTCGCGTTGCCTCTAAGTTTGTCCAATGTGCGCGCAATTATTTCCGTAAGTTAGATTTACCTGTGGAAATTATCCCCCTCTACGGTTCTGTGGAGTTGGGGCCGATTACGGGGATGTCTGAGGCCATTGTGGATTTAGTTTCAACGGGGCGCACCTTAAAGGAAAATGGTTTAGTGGAAATCGATGTGCTGTTTGAAAGTACGGCTTATCTCATCGCCCATCCTTTAAGTTATCGTCTCAATCCGGAGGGATTGGGGGAATGGGTGCAAAAGTTACGAGAGTATGCACTATCTAATTAA
- the rppA gene encoding two-component system response regulator RppA, whose translation MQILLVDDEIEFTDSLSQVLCREGYTVDIAHDGITGMELAQKTAYDLLILDWMMPQSSGLVLCQKLRSLGQIAPILFLTAKDTLDDRVLGLDAGADDYLVKPFELRELLARVRALLRRSPNSVESAPSTPRLQVGDLEFDRENQLAYRQHRTIELSEKEAQLLEYFMENPNQLLTHNQIQQHLWGESEPPSSNVLAALVRLLRRKIEHSKESPLIHTVYGKGYRFGD comes from the coding sequence ATGCAAATCTTATTAGTTGATGACGAAATAGAATTCACAGACTCCTTGAGTCAAGTTCTCTGCCGTGAGGGTTATACAGTAGATATCGCTCATGATGGTATCACAGGGATGGAACTGGCTCAGAAAACGGCCTATGATTTGCTGATTTTGGACTGGATGATGCCTCAGTCCTCGGGGTTAGTCCTCTGTCAAAAATTGCGAAGTTTGGGGCAAATCGCGCCGATTTTGTTCTTAACGGCGAAGGATACGTTAGATGATCGGGTTTTGGGCTTAGATGCGGGGGCGGACGATTATTTAGTCAAGCCTTTTGAGTTGCGGGAGTTGTTGGCGCGGGTGCGGGCGTTGTTAAGGCGATCGCCCAATAGTGTAGAATCAGCCCCTAGCACCCCCCGTTTACAAGTGGGTGACTTAGAATTTGACCGTGAAAATCAACTGGCTTATCGTCAACACCGCACCATAGAACTTTCTGAGAAAGAAGCCCAGTTATTAGAATATTTCATGGAGAACCCTAACCAACTCCTCACCCACAATCAAATTCAGCAACACCTCTGGGGTGAAAGTGAACCCCCCAGTAGTAATGTTTTAGCCGCCCTCGTGCGTTTATTGCGGCGCAAAATTGAACATTCTAAAGAAAGTCCCCTTATTCACACGGTTTACGGCAAAGGTTATCGTTTCGGAGATTGA
- a CDS encoding efflux RND transporter periplasmic adaptor subunit: MKSLTLPPLPSPQGLPWQYGLFAALLLLLGGGVLYWRHPWQTQESRALPVPTVERATVTALGRLEPEGSAIQIHAPTASQERRVAELRVSLGDSIAPGQIIAVLDGRERLEAAIEQAQSEVKIAQAQLAQIQAGAKVGTLTAQQAEIERITAERQAQMTAQQAIVAERQAELDNAEAEWSRYQSLYADGAIAAIDQERKQLARDTAQRRLETARAELSRLQTTQAPELERARATLAQLAEVRTVDVQLAQAQIQRAQALVQQAQANLDQIYVRSPRGGVVLDIYTHAGEVVAPEGIIELGQTAQMVAIAEVYQSDIQAVRLGQKATITSPALPESLSGSVTQMGAKVQAQNVVNTDPSSNIDARVVEVTIRLDDSASQQASRFTNLQVEVQLSVFPISD; the protein is encoded by the coding sequence ATGAAATCCCTAACCCTTCCCCCCCTGCCCTCACCTCAAGGCCTACCTTGGCAATACGGCTTGTTCGCGGCGCTCTTGCTCCTCCTAGGGGGTGGGGTGCTGTATTGGCGACACCCTTGGCAAACCCAAGAGAGTAGGGCCCTCCCCGTGCCGACAGTAGAACGAGCCACCGTGACCGCCTTGGGACGCTTAGAACCGGAAGGCTCGGCCATTCAAATTCATGCCCCCACCGCCAGCCAAGAACGGCGTGTGGCCGAGTTGCGGGTCAGTTTAGGGGACTCCATCGCCCCCGGACAAATTATTGCGGTATTAGATGGCCGAGAGCGCTTAGAAGCGGCCATAGAACAAGCCCAAAGCGAGGTCAAGATTGCCCAGGCCCAACTCGCCCAAATTCAGGCCGGGGCGAAAGTAGGAACCCTCACCGCCCAACAGGCCGAAATTGAGCGTATCACAGCCGAACGGCAAGCCCAAATGACCGCCCAGCAAGCCATTGTTGCCGAACGACAGGCCGAGTTAGACAACGCCGAGGCCGAATGGAGCCGTTATCAATCCTTGTATGCAGACGGGGCGATTGCCGCCATAGACCAAGAACGGAAACAACTCGCCCGAGACACCGCCCAGCGTCGCCTCGAAACCGCCCGGGCTGAACTGTCTCGCCTGCAAACCACCCAAGCCCCGGAACTAGAACGAGCCAGAGCCACCCTCGCCCAACTGGCCGAGGTGCGCACCGTAGATGTTCAACTCGCCCAGGCCCAAATCCAACGCGCTCAAGCCCTTGTGCAGCAAGCCCAAGCCAACTTAGATCAGATTTATGTGCGATCGCCTCGGGGGGGCGTAGTATTAGACATTTACACCCACGCCGGGGAAGTCGTGGCACCCGAAGGCATTATTGAACTGGGGCAAACCGCCCAAATGGTCGCCATTGCAGAGGTCTATCAAAGCGACATTCAGGCCGTCCGCCTGGGGCAAAAAGCCACCATTACCAGCCCAGCCTTACCAGAAAGTCTTAGCGGAAGCGTGACCCAAATGGGGGCAAAAGTCCAAGCTCAAAACGTAGTCAACACCGACCCCAGCAGTAACATTGACGCTCGGGTAGTAGAAGTCACCATTCGTCTAGACGATTCCGCCAGTCAGCAAGCCAGCCGTTTCACCAATTTACAGGTTGAGGTTCAGTTATCTGTGTTCCCAATTTCAGACTAG
- a CDS encoding ParA family protein translates to MGLVLTTINMKGGVGKTTLTINLAACLARDYKKRVLVLDLDSQISATLSVIPPHEFARLRKARRTLSYLIDKVIRPYISRKFSTEDMILESVCGITGLDLLPGDIELYDEYTVAETLAKQAEKDGKKFSDIWFHFEKILIQSIIESVQERYDFILLDCAPGYNLLTRSGIVSSHFYLLPARPEPLSLVGIQLLERRIKKLKEQFTPPLNLNLLGIVFILSGGLFSGRYYGQVIQRIEQDFSSDKVFKNRIPLDVNVAKAVDTFTPAVVAMPNTAGSKAFNRLTQEFLDKIADYSNSV, encoded by the coding sequence ATGGGCTTAGTCTTAACGACCATTAATATGAAAGGTGGTGTGGGCAAGACAACCTTAACCATTAATTTAGCCGCTTGTCTGGCAAGAGACTATAAAAAACGGGTATTAGTCCTTGATTTAGACTCTCAAATCAGTGCAACATTAAGTGTAATTCCTCCCCATGAATTCGCCCGTCTTCGTAAAGCAAGACGGACGTTAAGCTATTTAATTGATAAAGTTATTCGTCCTTATATTTCTCGAAAGTTTTCCACAGAAGATATGATTTTAGAGTCTGTTTGTGGGATTACTGGCTTAGACCTATTACCGGGAGATATTGAACTGTATGATGAATATACAGTCGCCGAAACCTTGGCAAAACAAGCCGAAAAAGATGGAAAAAAATTTAGTGATATTTGGTTTCATTTCGAGAAAATTTTGATTCAAAGTATTATTGAATCGGTACAGGAACGCTATGATTTTATTTTATTAGACTGCGCACCGGGTTATAATCTCCTCACTCGAAGTGGTATTGTCAGCAGTCACTTTTATTTACTGCCTGCTCGTCCTGAACCACTATCTCTAGTTGGGATTCAGCTATTAGAGCGACGCATCAAAAAGTTAAAAGAACAGTTCACTCCTCCCTTAAATTTAAATCTATTAGGGATTGTATTTATTCTCTCAGGGGGGTTATTTAGCGGGCGTTATTATGGGCAAGTTATCCAACGAATTGAACAAGATTTTTCAAGTGATAAAGTGTTTAAAAATCGGATTCCTTTAGATGTTAATGTAGCGAAAGCGGTGGATACGTTTACGCCTGCTGTTGTGGCGATGCCTAATACCGCAGGGTCGAAAGCATTTAATCGTTTAACTCAGGAGTTTTTAGATAAAATTGCGGATTACAGTAATTCGGTGTAA